In Lolium rigidum isolate FL_2022 chromosome 7, APGP_CSIRO_Lrig_0.1, whole genome shotgun sequence, the DNA window ATAAGCGATGTGGCTTTATTTTACATTTGAACTAAAGCGATGACATTTATTTTGGATTGGACGGTGTACTATTTTTTCCATTTTATGTTAAAATCTTAACCATttgtaataaataaaataaaagttaAGTGTCATGCGACGTCGACATATATGATTACGAATACACTGTGTTAAAGTAGAAATTTGTCTTGGCAATAATAAATTTACTAATTAAAGTCAAAGTCGCAtccaagaaaaacaaaaaatacaacaacaacaacataaaattcagtGATGAAATATTTCTGCAGATAAATGTGTATGATTATATATATTTATATGATGACAATGGGTTTTATAATGACATGCAAAAAAAATTCTAACAAAATATTTTATTATCTAGCTTACTCGTAAAAAATATGAATTTCTAGAATGTATGACATGTGTTAATAAGTGGTTATTTATTTCTTTTTGTGTGCAAATATTTTATATTGTCCTTTTTTGTTTATAATTGGTGAGCGGGCATGCATGCTCCCTCCATGGTCATGTATTGGGATATTTGTGATATGCATGCAACACGCCTGTttcttcttcaaaagaaaaaaaaactttcaCCAAAAATATACTTTAGCTAGACATTGTTAATGATTAAGCACACCAAATAAGTTACAAAAGCATTGATTATCTCAGAGAAATGTCACTTGCTAACACCATAAAAATTGATTTATTCTCGATCTTCAGTGACATTGTATACACTCCTACCATTTGTTTTGGGTGACATAACATTCACGCCCGGTCAGTACAATTTCTTCCGATTTCACCGACACAGCTAGAGAGAGTGATTCGTACTTGGAGAACCAAGAAACACAGCTCAAAAATTTCTTTTCATTGCCCTGCCAACAGATTAGCCCAGACATCCATCAATCGGACGAGCCGGACTGGAAGATGAGAAACGCGGTGACGACACCCACCACTCCGGTGAGCCCCAACGCCAGAGCGGGAAGCGGCGCAATGAGCCCCACGTTCTGCGGAGAAGCCAAGGTCCATTTTCAGCATCGAACGACATATCCATGTACAACGCACAAGACGGCGGCCGGGAATATGTGCAGTTACCTGAAGAACCCCTTTGCCGGTGGTGAGCTCCACCCCTACCGCCCCGACGAAGCCCAGCATGGCGCCGCGGCTGAGCCACACGTCCAGCCCAGGGCCGCCCTTGGATCCCTGCTCGCACCTGACGCTCAGGGACTTGGATCTCACGCTCCTGCTCACTGATCCAAGCGCGAACTTGGCTTAGCAACTTGAATTGTTGGGACGTGCGATAGTAATTAAGCAGGAATTTGTTTTGGACACAATTTAACAATGGAACATAATAAGAAACTAAAGAAACGGGAATTTGAGAAGAAACTAAAAGAGCATAAATTTCATACTACCACGAGCAGAAGAGCCGGCCGACGTCACGGACAAGCGAGAGACGCCATTGCCTGCAGGGAGAGGTCAGAGTGTGTGTATGAGCTACCGATACGGCACAGGTAAATCCAATTTCCAGAGCACAAGACGAATCATGTTTGGCCAAGAATGCAAGAGAGAGCATGGAGAGAAAGAGAAAGGAGAAGCACCTGGCGTTGCGGTGAGATGGAAGGTAATAGCCGCGGAGGAGAGAGCCATGGCTGCTGCGCAGTTGCTTGGAGGCCGATCGAGAacagagggagagggagaaggaGAGCGGGTTTCAGCCGCTTCTAGTCTATCTAGCTGCTTATCCACGGTGGGCCGTAAAGCTGGGAACACTCCACGTCCGCGTGTTGATTAGAGGTCACTGCGTGGTGCGTACAGAGCTCTCGACCTCTCTGATGATGATTAGGAGTACTGGTTAGGATAATTTCCACGTCGAAATCAATCTCGAATCCGTACGTTTTAAAGTATTTCTATTTGATTTTAAAGAATTTGATGGATGAGTATATCCTATTTCGAAGTGGTGCACCGGATGCGGTATATGATATGATATAGCAAATAGCATGCGGACGTGAATTATTCaaaatttaattaggataattCGAATGTTTTTAATTGGATGATCCAATTTTTCAGTCAAAAGCCAATGCTAATATCATAAGGTTAGTAGTTATACCAAATTTATTTGTCGATCATCTTTAGCTCTAAATTTCTACGAACGTTTTGAGTTTAGCGTATTGCGTCTCTTTATTCTTAACTCCACATGACTCAAAGTTTAAATTCCTTTTAAGATTTACAAGCACTATAACTATGTAAAGATAAGAGCATATATTTGACTACATTTTGTTTTCTATCTGAGTTCATTCTATTTTCGATTCAAATCCGTAGTCCGCTATATCCGCATTTGAATTCAAAATCGGTTAAAATCCGCTCTGCTTCAATCCGAATCAGAGAAAAAACATATGGTAAATAATATGATACCAGCAAAATTAGAGGTTTCACTAGGTAGAGAGCTCTGGACCTCTCTGATGATGATTAGGAGTACTTGTTCAAGGCGCCTGCCCGGGAAAGGAACGATGCAGTCGGATTAATTTAGGAATCTTTTCTTTCGCCCCGGTCGTACAGGTTTGCAATCCAACGGTGCAGGTATCGCGATTAATTAGAGGGGATGGGAAACCGACTCGGATGGGAAACCATGCAGCCCTCGGTCCTTTTAATCATCTCCCCTGTCCACTCACGCTACCAGATCCCACGCGCCGAGGTGCCGCCGCCGATGATGCATGCCGCCCAATCGCATGGATAACTGCTCGCCG includes these proteins:
- the LOC124673972 gene encoding stress enhanced protein 1, chloroplastic-like isoform X1 — translated: MALSSAAITFHLTATPGNGVSRLSVTSAGSSARGMSRSVRSKSLSVRCEQGSKGGPGLDVWLSRGAMLGFVGAVGVELTTGKGVLQNVGLIAPLPALALGLTGVVGVVTAFLIFQSGSSD
- the LOC124673972 gene encoding stress enhanced protein 1, chloroplastic-like isoform X2 produces the protein MALSSAAITFHLTATPGNGVSRLSVTSAGSSARVSRSVRSKSLSVRCEQGSKGGPGLDVWLSRGAMLGFVGAVGVELTTGKGVLQNVGLIAPLPALALGLTGVVGVVTAFLIFQSGSSD
- the LOC124673972 gene encoding stress enhanced protein 1, chloroplastic-like isoform X3, which produces MALSSAAITFHLTATPGNGVSRLSVTSAGSSALSRSVRSKSLSVRCEQGSKGGPGLDVWLSRGAMLGFVGAVGVELTTGKGVLQNVGLIAPLPALALGLTGVVGVVTAFLIFQSGSSD